A window of Paenibacillus polygoni contains these coding sequences:
- a CDS encoding ABC transporter ATP-binding protein — MFAVLKNLSWYFKQERKRYIVGLMLLILVGIAELLPPRLIGHAIDDIVTGSITWPALTRYILLILGIILAIYFITYVWMHKLFGGANLVEKLLRSRFMSHLLRMTPPFFERNRTGDLMARSTNDLRSVAQTAGFGMLTLTDSTAYLTTVLFAMGFLISWKLTLAATLPLPFIAIAMMIYGKKVHERYSLAQDAFGKMNDQVLESVAGVRVIRAYVQERHDEERFNEITDDVYRKNLAVAKMDALFEPTIRLFVGLSYIIGLGFGIYLVFRNEITLGELVSFNMYLGMMIWPMFAIGELINVMQRGNASLDRVNETLHMAPDVQDPAKPVHVNTPQRIQMKDLNFRYPTSTVPNLTNINLDIHQGQTLGVVGRTGSGKSTLLKQLLHEYPSGSGDLLINDTKMDDIAKDQLHSWIGYVPQEQILFSKTVRENIQFGKPHANEEMIMEAIRTAAFDGDLGTLSDGLETLVGEKGIALSGGQKQRVSLARAFISDPDILILDDALSAVDARTEAKIITNIREQRSGKTTLISTHRLSAVEHADHIIVLEQGKIVEQGTHEQLLNQDGWYKEQYVRQQVESTLTR; from the coding sequence TTGTTCGCAGTACTTAAAAATTTAAGCTGGTATTTTAAACAGGAACGAAAGCGATATATCGTTGGTTTGATGCTGCTCATTCTAGTTGGCATTGCTGAACTGCTCCCGCCAAGGCTGATCGGGCATGCAATTGATGACATTGTCACCGGTTCCATTACCTGGCCCGCCCTCACTCGGTATATTTTACTTATTCTTGGTATTATTCTGGCGATCTACTTTATTACATATGTTTGGATGCACAAGCTATTTGGAGGAGCAAACCTCGTTGAAAAATTACTTAGATCAAGATTCATGAGCCACTTGCTTCGCATGACCCCGCCATTCTTTGAACGAAATCGCACAGGCGATTTGATGGCAAGATCTACTAACGATCTTCGCTCTGTTGCTCAAACCGCAGGATTTGGAATGCTGACCTTAACCGACTCAACGGCCTATTTAACGACAGTACTCTTCGCAATGGGATTTCTGATCAGCTGGAAACTCACGCTCGCCGCTACCCTGCCTCTTCCTTTTATCGCCATAGCCATGATGATCTATGGAAAAAAAGTGCATGAGCGCTACTCTCTTGCTCAAGATGCTTTTGGAAAAATGAATGACCAAGTCCTTGAATCTGTAGCAGGTGTACGTGTTATTCGGGCCTATGTACAAGAACGACATGATGAAGAACGATTTAATGAGATTACAGATGATGTATATCGTAAAAATTTAGCTGTTGCTAAAATGGATGCTTTATTCGAACCTACCATACGACTATTCGTTGGACTCAGTTATATTATCGGTCTTGGCTTTGGAATCTACCTTGTTTTTCGAAATGAAATTACACTTGGAGAGCTTGTGTCTTTTAATATGTATCTTGGAATGATGATCTGGCCGATGTTTGCCATTGGGGAACTGATCAATGTCATGCAGCGAGGTAATGCCTCCCTTGACCGGGTAAATGAAACACTACATATGGCTCCCGATGTGCAAGATCCTGCTAAACCGGTACATGTAAATACACCTCAACGCATTCAAATGAAAGACCTGAACTTCCGTTATCCAACCTCAACTGTCCCTAATTTGACCAACATTAACCTTGATATTCATCAAGGCCAGACGCTTGGTGTGGTCGGAAGAACAGGAAGCGGGAAATCCACCTTACTCAAACAACTTCTTCATGAATATCCTTCTGGTTCTGGAGATCTTTTAATTAACGATACCAAGATGGATGACATCGCAAAAGACCAACTTCACAGCTGGATCGGATATGTTCCTCAAGAACAGATTTTATTCTCAAAAACCGTACGTGAAAACATCCAGTTTGGTAAACCTCACGCTAATGAAGAAATGATTATGGAGGCGATTCGCACCGCGGCGTTTGACGGAGATTTGGGTACGCTTTCCGATGGTCTAGAAACGCTCGTTGGTGAAAAAGGAATTGCTTTATCAGGGGGCCAAAAACAGCGGGTGTCTCTCGCAAGGGCATTCATCTCAGACCCCGACATTCTTATTCTTGATGATGCCTTATCCGCGGTGGATGCACGTACAGAAGCAAAAATCATAACCAATATTCGAGAACAGAGATCCGGCAAAACGACGCTCATCTCAACCCATCGATTATCTGCAGTAGAACATGCCGACCATATCATCGTTCTTGAACAAGGGAAGATTGTTGAACAAGGTACGCATGAACAACTTCTGAACCAAGATGGTTGGTATAAAGAACAATACGTACGACAACAAGTCGAATCCACACTCACTCGTTAA
- a CDS encoding HesB/YadR/YfhF family protein — protein MSIHVTEAAAEWYKKELGITDGEAIRFFARYSSGGGLHPGFSLGIAVEQPEEPIDRTEVSGITFFMEEQDYWYLKGHRLDVTYVEAEDDILYRYETE, from the coding sequence ATGAGCATACACGTAACGGAAGCAGCGGCAGAATGGTACAAGAAAGAGCTTGGAATAACAGATGGCGAAGCCATTCGATTTTTTGCTCGGTACAGCTCTGGCGGAGGTCTACATCCGGGCTTCTCACTCGGCATAGCTGTAGAACAACCCGAAGAACCGATTGACCGAACAGAAGTTTCAGGCATCACTTTCTTTATGGAAGAGCAAGACTACTGGTATTTGAAGGGTCACCGTTTGGATGTAACCTATGTGGAAGCAGAAGATGATATCTTGTACCGATACGAAACAGAATAA
- a CDS encoding NUDIX domain-containing protein has protein sequence MNSKKGDLGQFVMKRSLIAVKAAVVVLNKQGKILLQQRADDGLWCIPLGNMKPGEILEETALRELWEETGLRAEGMKLESLLSGPELKRTFATGDEEYDLIAVYSAQGLLSSELDYGAVKEGPLRFFAKEETPELCPVTSMMLSRL, from the coding sequence GTGAATTCCAAAAAAGGAGATCTTGGGCAATTTGTAATGAAAAGATCCTTGATTGCAGTAAAAGCTGCAGTTGTCGTCTTGAACAAACAGGGTAAAATTTTACTTCAACAGCGTGCTGACGATGGTTTATGGTGCATACCTCTTGGCAACATGAAACCTGGCGAGATATTAGAAGAGACTGCGCTGCGTGAGTTATGGGAAGAAACAGGACTTAGAGCGGAAGGCATGAAGCTCGAATCACTGCTGTCTGGTCCAGAACTGAAGCGAACGTTTGCTACTGGAGACGAAGAGTATGATCTGATTGCAGTTTATTCTGCGCAAGGCCTGCTCTCTTCGGAACTAGATTACGGGGCTGTCAAAGAAGGGCCTTTGCGCTTTTTTGCAAAAGAGGAAACTCCAGAGCTTTGTCCAGTTACAAGTATGATGCTTTCTCGGCTATGA
- a CDS encoding ADP-heptose synthase — protein MPRTLVTEAVMIAIYGQLLAPSAPVEYLLPYTTVVELYELQTSLDPLMESKHEDQHVKKKISQLLQYFEEPLNQKKIRRALQVPWALSSPILLSDLVSIRIVNALDTAALGDSFDPIETELLLTSQRFKTPLLTDQVEWISRILEAKVPVQIYDIDDFEYAVENNDFTES, from the coding sequence ATGCCACGAACACTGGTTACGGAAGCCGTGATGATCGCTATATATGGTCAGTTACTGGCGCCATCAGCGCCTGTTGAATATCTGTTACCTTATACCACGGTGGTGGAATTATACGAATTACAAACAAGCCTCGATCCGCTTATGGAATCGAAACATGAGGATCAGCATGTAAAGAAAAAAATAAGTCAGCTGCTTCAATACTTTGAAGAACCGCTTAATCAGAAAAAAATACGGAGAGCCCTTCAAGTTCCTTGGGCGCTAAGTTCACCCATACTGCTAAGTGATCTAGTTTCCATACGTATCGTGAACGCCCTCGATACCGCTGCGCTAGGTGATTCCTTTGATCCCATTGAGACAGAACTGCTTCTTACCTCCCAGCGCTTTAAAACTCCGCTTCTGACAGATCAAGTCGAATGGATTTCACGAATTCTTGAAGCAAAGGTGCCTGTTCAAATTTATGATATTGATGATTTTGAATATGCTGTCGAAAATAACGACTTTACGGAATCTTGA
- a CDS encoding DUF441 domain-containing protein: MDVTSLLLLAFAALGIISSNTPITIAVVVLLLIRVTGMQQAFPWLEKYGLTIGIIILTIGVMAPLASGKISLDTLGSTFLNWKSLLAIAIGMLVAYLGGRGASLMSGQPTVVAGLLIGTVLGVALFRGVPVGPLIAAGILSLLIGKS, translated from the coding sequence ATGGATGTCACTTCCCTTTTGCTGTTAGCCTTTGCAGCTCTCGGGATTATCAGCAGTAATACCCCGATTACAATTGCCGTGGTTGTTCTTCTGCTTATCCGGGTAACCGGTATGCAGCAAGCTTTTCCGTGGCTTGAGAAGTACGGTCTGACCATTGGCATTATCATACTTACGATTGGCGTCATGGCTCCTCTGGCCAGCGGGAAGATCAGCCTGGATACGCTGGGCTCCACTTTTCTAAACTGGAAGTCACTTCTTGCCATTGCTATTGGTATGCTAGTAGCCTACCTTGGCGGCCGTGGCGCCAGCCTAATGAGTGGGCAACCTACCGTTGTGGCTGGACTGCTTATTGGAACCGTGCTTGGTGTCGCTCTGTTTAGAGGCGTCCCTGTGGGTCCGCTCATTGCTGCGGGGATCTTATCCTTACTGATTGGTAAATCCTAA
- a CDS encoding YpdA family putative bacillithiol disulfide reductase, with protein MKKDVIIIGGGPCGLSAAIECKKLGLSAHIIEKYNVVQSIYLYPTNMQFFSTAELLEIGNVPFSSPNDKPYRYEALAYYRKVASHYDLDMSLYEEAYAIEPSAEGGFHVKTKNRKDETAIYEAQHVVVATGYFDHPNYLGIPGEEMDKVTHYFREAHPYARTKVTIIGGSNSAVDAALELARVDADIDMVYRGNSISEHIKPWVRPVFEGMVAKGKIKLHLSSRVTEIHENHVVVTPNEGIPFELANDFVLAMTGFRPDRKLLTSIGVTMSEDMDKPLFNPETMESSVPGIYIAGVIASGRNANEVFIESGRWHGKLIAEHIKSKAADVVKEG; from the coding sequence ATGAAAAAAGATGTAATTATCATTGGAGGAGGCCCCTGCGGTCTTTCTGCTGCTATTGAATGTAAAAAGCTCGGCCTGTCTGCACACATCATTGAAAAATATAATGTCGTTCAGTCCATTTACCTGTATCCAACGAATATGCAATTCTTCAGCACGGCAGAGCTGCTTGAAATTGGGAATGTGCCCTTCAGTTCGCCTAATGACAAACCCTATCGTTATGAAGCACTTGCCTATTACCGTAAAGTTGCTTCGCATTATGATTTAGATATGTCTTTATATGAAGAAGCTTATGCTATTGAACCTTCTGCTGAAGGAGGGTTTCACGTCAAAACGAAGAATCGCAAAGATGAAACCGCAATTTATGAGGCACAACATGTAGTTGTTGCCACTGGATATTTTGATCATCCTAATTACCTCGGTATCCCGGGTGAAGAGATGGATAAAGTAACTCATTACTTCCGGGAAGCCCATCCTTATGCACGCACAAAAGTCACCATTATTGGCGGCAGTAATTCAGCTGTTGATGCTGCTCTTGAACTGGCCCGAGTGGATGCTGATATTGACATGGTCTACCGTGGAAACAGTATATCCGAGCATATCAAACCATGGGTGCGTCCCGTTTTTGAAGGGATGGTTGCTAAAGGGAAAATAAAACTTCATCTTTCTTCAAGAGTGACCGAAATACATGAAAATCACGTGGTGGTTACGCCTAATGAAGGTATTCCTTTCGAGCTTGCCAATGATTTTGTACTCGCCATGACAGGGTTCCGTCCAGATCGCAAGTTACTCACCTCTATTGGGGTTACGATGTCTGAGGATATGGACAAGCCTCTCTTTAACCCAGAAACAATGGAGAGCAGTGTTCCTGGAATTTACATAGCGGGTGTTATTGCTTCGGGACGAAATGCCAATGAAGTATTTATCGAGTCTGGAAGATGGCATGGTAAGCTCATCGCAGAACATATTAAATCTAAAGCTGCCGATGTGGTTAAGGAAGGATGA
- a CDS encoding DUF2087 domain-containing protein: MQLDKIVNYHKALADPTRMRMLLLLSHEEMNGQQLAKRLNLSQPTVTHHAAKLRGAGLIKERRDKNIVYFSLYPYFIQQHAEASLHFIFKGEIEMEKMDQSQKLKDSVMRNFFSKDGKLRSIPAQYKKKLIVLQHMVEQLDQGKKYEEKEINDFIKTYHEDFATLRREFIMHHFMYREDGVYEVNPVEMWTRWDQVK; this comes from the coding sequence ATGCAACTCGATAAAATTGTGAACTACCATAAGGCACTGGCTGACCCGACAAGAATGCGTATGTTACTGCTCTTATCTCATGAGGAAATGAACGGGCAACAGCTTGCAAAGCGACTTAACTTGTCACAGCCTACCGTTACACATCACGCAGCGAAGTTAAGAGGAGCAGGTCTTATTAAAGAACGGCGAGATAAGAATATAGTTTATTTTAGCTTATATCCCTACTTCATTCAGCAGCATGCCGAAGCATCCTTACACTTTATTTTTAAAGGAGAGATTGAAATGGAAAAAATGGATCAGAGCCAGAAGTTAAAGGATTCGGTAATGCGTAATTTTTTCAGTAAAGACGGTAAGCTTAGATCGATTCCTGCCCAGTATAAGAAAAAATTGATTGTGCTTCAGCATATGGTAGAGCAGCTTGATCAAGGAAAAAAATATGAAGAGAAAGAAATTAATGATTTCATTAAGACATATCATGAAGATTTTGCGACTTTGCGTCGGGAATTTATTATGCACCACTTTATGTACCGGGAAGATGGGGTCTATGAAGTGAATCCGGTTGAAATGTGGACTCGGTGGGACCAAGTAAAATAA
- the rsgA gene encoding ribosome small subunit-dependent GTPase A, which yields MNNNRLEQWGWAEEWNKKWIKTIESMSAEEEAITAAYEPARIIADYGQKFGVITAEGSKFASLTGKFRQRQEAGGMKPGVGDFIVITSHGAQDDVKVHAVLERSSIIARQAAGNETKEQIIATNVNTLFIVSALNKDYNVRRLERYLILAWNSGANPVIVLSKCDLNDDVAFRLAETEEIAPGVPVIAVSAKLGIGKDLLDQYACHGQTVALIGSSGSGKSTIINWLTGQEEQIIQEVREDDSRGRHTTTHREIFLLRNGGVIIDTPGMRELSIWDDGDGIARTFNDIEQWAKHCYFDDCQHGREKGCAVREAIETGTVDASRLMNYQKMQREIAYQLRKEAEASKRNNKFTKNAPRRKKRGEWRAEVEEDLGASK from the coding sequence TTGAATAATAACCGATTGGAACAGTGGGGCTGGGCAGAAGAATGGAACAAGAAATGGATAAAAACAATTGAATCGATGAGCGCGGAAGAAGAAGCAATTACAGCAGCTTATGAACCGGCACGTATCATTGCGGACTATGGTCAGAAGTTTGGTGTTATTACAGCGGAAGGAAGCAAGTTTGCATCTCTTACCGGTAAATTTAGACAAAGGCAAGAGGCGGGTGGAATGAAACCCGGTGTCGGTGATTTTATTGTGATTACTTCTCATGGAGCACAAGATGATGTGAAGGTGCATGCAGTTTTGGAACGAAGCAGTATCATTGCTAGACAGGCCGCTGGAAATGAGACAAAAGAACAAATTATTGCTACGAATGTGAACACCTTATTTATTGTGAGTGCACTAAATAAAGACTACAATGTAAGACGGTTAGAAAGATACCTAATTCTAGCCTGGAACAGTGGGGCAAATCCCGTTATTGTGCTTAGTAAATGTGATTTAAATGATGATGTAGCATTTAGGCTTGCAGAGACAGAAGAAATTGCGCCGGGCGTCCCCGTGATTGCGGTATCTGCAAAACTTGGCATAGGTAAAGATCTTCTTGATCAATATGCCTGTCATGGACAGACGGTAGCGCTTATCGGATCATCTGGTTCTGGTAAATCTACGATTATTAATTGGCTTACAGGTCAGGAGGAACAAATCATACAGGAGGTGCGTGAAGATGACAGCAGAGGAAGACACACGACAACGCATCGCGAAATATTCCTATTACGGAATGGCGGAGTTATCATTGATACACCTGGTATGAGGGAATTGTCGATCTGGGATGATGGTGATGGGATAGCACGTACGTTTAATGATATAGAACAATGGGCCAAACATTGCTATTTCGATGACTGTCAGCATGGGAGAGAAAAAGGCTGTGCTGTAAGAGAAGCAATAGAAACAGGAACGGTGGATGCAAGTCGGTTAATGAATTATCAAAAAATGCAGCGTGAGATTGCTTATCAACTGCGGAAAGAAGCGGAAGCTTCGAAAAGGAATAATAAATTTACAAAAAATGCTCCAAGGCGTAAAAAAAGAGGTGAGTGGCGCGCTGAAGTAGAAGAGGATTTAGGAGCCTCAAAATAA
- a CDS encoding L,D-transpeptidase, producing MPNYRIIVDQSDHMLYLLDHDVVVKGYPVAIGAMVSQTPVGDFTIVNRQANPGGPFGAYWLGLSKAHYGIHGTNNPSSIGHNVSHGCIRMYNEDVLDLASKVTVGTRVTIRP from the coding sequence ATGCCAAATTATCGTATCATTGTGGACCAAAGTGATCATATGCTTTATCTGCTAGATCATGATGTTGTTGTGAAGGGGTATCCAGTAGCCATTGGAGCGATGGTTTCACAAACACCCGTTGGTGATTTTACGATTGTGAATAGACAGGCGAATCCTGGGGGCCCATTTGGGGCATATTGGCTTGGTTTATCGAAAGCTCATTATGGCATTCATGGGACTAATAACCCTTCATCGATTGGTCATAATGTATCTCATGGATGCATTCGTATGTATAACGAAGATGTACTTGATCTTGCTAGCAAGGTGACGGTGGGTACTAGAGTTACGATTCGTCCCTGA
- a CDS encoding ABC-2 transporter permease — translation MFNLIRRDAILQKRQLFVFMPFILFFIVMNTDPAFIFLVASIFIPFNAYAYDEKAETNVLLNSLPYTRKQIIASRYLGAIVYMGLSIGVTSIALFVLNKPFTITDVAIGSGLFLAFVALTFPLFYIFRGSITPVILITFIVLTGAAPPFVTFLAEQLPAFTDFIMSLSTPALYMGLASVIALLYAVSWSITTFIYQRKAF, via the coding sequence ATGTTTAATTTAATTAGACGTGATGCCATTCTGCAGAAAAGACAGTTGTTCGTTTTTATGCCTTTTATCTTATTCTTTATCGTGATGAACACAGATCCCGCGTTTATTTTTCTAGTGGCTAGTATCTTTATCCCTTTTAATGCATATGCCTACGATGAAAAAGCAGAGACAAATGTTTTGCTGAATTCTTTGCCATATACACGTAAACAAATTATTGCATCCCGCTACCTAGGTGCGATTGTTTATATGGGTTTATCCATTGGAGTTACAAGTATAGCTTTATTTGTTCTAAATAAACCTTTTACGATTACTGATGTTGCAATTGGCAGTGGCTTATTCTTAGCTTTTGTGGCGCTAACATTCCCGTTATTTTATATATTCAGAGGCAGTATCACACCCGTTATTCTCATTACTTTTATTGTCTTAACAGGCGCGGCCCCGCCTTTTGTCACGTTTTTAGCTGAACAATTACCAGCGTTTACCGACTTTATCATGAGCTTATCTACCCCGGCTTTGTATATGGGATTGGCAAGTGTGATCGCGCTTCTTTACGCGGTCTCATGGAGCATTACAACGTTCATTTACCAACGAAAAGCATTCTAA